One genomic region from Gemmatimonadota bacterium encodes:
- the lpdA gene encoding dihydrolipoyl dehydrogenase, with protein sequence MSSYDVIFIGGGPAGYVGAIRAAQLGLSVAVVERDGLGGTCVLWGCIPAKALLESASIAEKVKKGAEFGVSAGEVKLDYGVAMKRSRNVSNQNSKGVEFLFKKNKITWIKGNGRVTAKNTVTVKSADGKEEKHEAKKAICICTGSRVKGLPQAGLELNKTTVISSDEALTLEQAPKTMAIIGAGAVGCEFADVFAAFGTQVTIIEVAKQLLPIEDDDVGVELAKAFKKRGITMLTSAKIGDVKVGKASVKFSVDIAGKKQDIEVEKVLVAAGRAANIEDIGIKELGVAMTDRGFIKINERMETSVKGIFAIGDVAGPPMLAHKGEREGIVFAEYLAGQPHVHNVNYGNIPNATYCHPEVASIGQTERELKEKKIPYKIGKFPFSANGRARTSGETEGFVKIISDPKYGEILGAHIIGAHATEIIHELAVARENEFTVEEVELAIHAHPTLSEAIAEATLDTLGKMINF encoded by the coding sequence ATGTCTTCTTATGATGTGATCTTCATCGGCGGCGGCCCGGCCGGATATGTCGGCGCCATTCGCGCCGCACAGCTCGGGCTGTCCGTTGCGGTCGTCGAGCGCGACGGGCTCGGCGGCACCTGCGTTCTTTGGGGTTGCATTCCCGCCAAGGCGTTGCTGGAGTCGGCGTCGATCGCTGAGAAGGTTAAGAAGGGCGCGGAATTCGGTGTCAGCGCCGGCGAGGTGAAGCTCGACTACGGCGTCGCGATGAAGCGCTCGCGCAACGTGAGCAATCAGAATTCCAAGGGCGTCGAATTCCTGTTCAAGAAGAACAAGATCACCTGGATCAAGGGCAACGGACGCGTCACCGCGAAGAACACCGTCACGGTAAAGTCTGCGGATGGCAAGGAAGAAAAGCACGAGGCCAAGAAGGCAATCTGCATCTGCACCGGCTCGCGAGTGAAAGGCCTGCCGCAAGCTGGGCTCGAGCTCAACAAGACGACCGTTATCTCCTCTGACGAAGCGCTCACTCTCGAGCAAGCGCCAAAGACGATGGCGATCATCGGTGCGGGTGCAGTCGGCTGTGAGTTCGCTGACGTGTTCGCCGCGTTCGGAACACAGGTCACGATCATAGAAGTCGCGAAGCAGCTTCTGCCGATCGAGGATGACGATGTGGGCGTCGAGCTCGCCAAGGCGTTCAAGAAGCGCGGAATCACGATGCTCACGAGCGCAAAGATCGGCGACGTGAAAGTCGGCAAGGCTTCGGTCAAGTTCAGCGTCGATATCGCGGGCAAGAAGCAGGATATCGAAGTCGAGAAGGTGCTGGTCGCCGCCGGCCGCGCGGCAAACATCGAGGATATCGGTATCAAGGAGCTCGGCGTCGCGATGACAGATCGTGGCTTCATCAAGATCAACGAGCGAATGGAAACGTCGGTCAAGGGCATCTTCGCAATCGGCGACGTAGCCGGTCCACCGATGCTTGCGCACAAGGGCGAGCGCGAAGGGATTGTATTCGCAGAGTATCTCGCCGGACAGCCGCACGTGCACAACGTGAACTATGGCAACATTCCGAACGCGACGTACTGCCATCCGGAAGTCGCGTCGATCGGCCAGACAGAGCGCGAGCTGAAGGAAAAGAAGATTCCGTACAAGATCGGCAAATTCCCGTTCTCCGCCAACGGCCGCGCACGTACTTCAGGCGAGACGGAGGGCTTCGTGAAGATCATTTCCGATCCCAAGTACGGCGAGATACTCGGCGCGCACATCATCGGCGCACACGCGACCGAGATCATTCATGAGCTGGCAGTGGCTCGCGAGAACGAGTTCACAGTCGAGGAAGTGGAGCTGGCGATTCACGCGCATCCGACACTGTCGGAAGCGATAGCCGAAGCGACTCTCGACACGCTCGGAAAGATGATCAACTTCTAA
- the lipB gene encoding lipoyl(octanoyl) transferase LipB, translating to MADRELLVLNLGEQSYAEVLAFQRDAAARRITGEIDQDLLILVEHPPVVTLGRKKADNKLPVTEDFLTSRGIELFEVERGGGVTFHGPGQLVGYPIFDLQRHKLDLHWYLRQVEEGLIRTLAAYDIPGERNIGFTGVWTGGRKIASIGVHARTWVTWHGFALNVTTDLSYFNLMTPCGIDGVVMTSMSREQPERALTVDDVAAETARQFGNLFELTPRIVATV from the coding sequence ATGGCTGACAGGGAGTTGCTGGTGCTGAACCTCGGCGAGCAGTCGTACGCCGAGGTTCTTGCGTTTCAGCGAGACGCGGCCGCACGACGGATCACCGGGGAGATCGATCAGGATCTGCTGATCCTGGTTGAGCATCCTCCCGTCGTGACGCTCGGCCGCAAGAAGGCGGACAACAAGCTACCGGTCACGGAAGATTTTCTAACGTCGCGCGGAATCGAGCTGTTCGAAGTGGAGCGAGGCGGCGGCGTGACGTTTCATGGGCCGGGGCAACTTGTTGGCTATCCCATCTTCGATCTTCAGCGCCACAAGCTGGATCTTCACTGGTACCTGCGCCAGGTCGAAGAGGGTTTGATCCGCACGCTTGCCGCGTACGACATTCCCGGTGAACGCAACATCGGCTTTACGGGCGTATGGACCGGCGGAAGGAAGATCGCGTCGATCGGAGTACATGCACGCACGTGGGTGACGTGGCACGGATTCGCACTGAACGTCACGACAGACCTGTCATACTTCAACCTGATGACGCCGTGCGGGATCGATGGCGTCGTGATGACGTCGATGAGTCGCGAGCAGCCGGAAAGGGCATTGACGGTGGACGACGTAGCGGCGGAGACCGCCCGCCAGTTTGGGAATTTGTTCGAATTGACGCCGAGGATTGTGGCGACGGTTTGA
- a CDS encoding ATP-dependent helicase encodes MTDDGRTVIQLHERIVSPAASGRDFSAELNPDQLAAATHGEGPLLIVAGAGSGKTRTLVYRVAHLVDRGVRPERILLLTFTRRAAHEMLSRAERLIGSASRNVHGGTFHATAHRLLRRFGPAAGLPRDFSIMDQGDSADLMQISRAALGFGAGAKRFPKKETLHHVYSRHVNTGIAMEDIVRDEYPRFIEFIPDFTRLYADYTLRKQERNLVDYDDLLLLWAMLLEASPELASDIAGLYDHILVDEYQDTNALQARILRGMARGHSNVTVVGDDAQSIYSFRGATIRNILDFPAQFPGTRVVTLDRNYRSTPQILGTSNTLIAHAGERFAKTLWTDRAAAERPLLVTARDEPQQTRYVVDRILELHEEGIALRNIAVLFRAGYMSADLEIELANRKIPFEKWGGIKFLEAAHVKDVLAFLRVLENPRDEVSWYRLLLLLPGIGEATARSAMEALAAAAWDSAAFGGFVAPPRARAAHASLVALLGTLRSAPEADDARVAREIGHVRTMYDAIVRDRYDRPEPRLADLDQLQTIAAGFPDRTTFLSALALEPPSATQDFAGASADSEDDALVLSTVHSAKGKEWDAVFVISAVDGLFPSTRALGSDEDTEEERRLMYVAMTRARDYLSVVHPLNSYGSQRGADYSLTQLSRFVDPEVRATMQHVALGSDDRLAEHVSVEQRGPVVDLRALLRGRFGAV; translated from the coding sequence ATGACGGACGATGGCCGCACTGTTATTCAGCTCCATGAGCGCATCGTGTCGCCGGCCGCCAGCGGTCGCGATTTCTCGGCGGAGCTGAACCCGGATCAGCTCGCGGCGGCGACGCACGGGGAGGGCCCGCTGCTGATCGTCGCGGGTGCGGGCAGCGGCAAGACGCGCACGCTTGTGTATCGCGTGGCCCACCTCGTGGATCGCGGTGTGCGGCCCGAGCGGATTCTCCTCTTGACGTTCACCAGACGCGCCGCACACGAGATGCTGTCACGCGCCGAGCGGCTCATCGGGAGCGCCAGCCGGAACGTGCATGGCGGGACGTTCCACGCGACCGCCCATCGGCTGCTGCGACGCTTCGGACCTGCTGCCGGCCTGCCACGTGACTTCAGCATCATGGATCAGGGCGACTCGGCCGATCTGATGCAGATCTCGCGCGCGGCCCTGGGCTTCGGTGCCGGCGCGAAGCGTTTTCCGAAAAAGGAAACACTGCACCATGTGTACTCGCGCCACGTGAATACCGGCATCGCGATGGAAGACATCGTGCGCGACGAGTATCCGCGCTTCATCGAGTTCATCCCCGATTTCACCCGGTTGTACGCCGACTATACCCTGCGCAAGCAGGAGCGCAATCTCGTCGATTACGACGACCTCCTGCTGCTGTGGGCTATGCTGCTCGAGGCGAGCCCCGAGCTCGCAAGCGACATCGCGGGATTGTACGATCACATCCTCGTGGACGAGTATCAGGACACGAACGCGCTGCAGGCCCGGATACTCCGCGGAATGGCGCGCGGGCACTCCAACGTCACAGTGGTCGGCGACGACGCGCAGAGCATCTATTCGTTTCGCGGCGCCACGATACGCAACATCCTGGACTTCCCTGCCCAGTTTCCCGGGACGCGCGTCGTGACGCTGGATCGCAATTACAGATCGACGCCACAGATACTCGGCACCAGCAACACGCTCATCGCACATGCGGGCGAGCGATTCGCGAAGACTCTCTGGACTGATCGCGCTGCCGCCGAGCGACCGCTGCTGGTGACGGCGCGTGACGAGCCGCAGCAGACGCGATACGTGGTGGACAGGATCCTGGAACTGCACGAGGAGGGCATCGCTCTTCGCAACATCGCCGTCCTCTTTCGCGCGGGATACATGTCCGCCGACCTCGAGATCGAGCTGGCCAACAGGAAGATCCCGTTCGAGAAATGGGGCGGCATCAAGTTCCTCGAAGCCGCGCACGTGAAGGATGTGCTCGCATTTCTGCGCGTACTGGAGAACCCGCGCGACGAGGTGAGCTGGTATCGGCTGCTGTTGCTGCTTCCTGGGATCGGCGAGGCGACTGCACGCTCCGCAATGGAGGCACTCGCTGCAGCTGCGTGGGACTCGGCGGCATTTGGCGGTTTCGTGGCTCCTCCGCGTGCCCGCGCGGCACACGCGTCGCTGGTGGCGTTGCTCGGGACGTTGCGATCGGCCCCCGAGGCGGACGACGCCCGCGTTGCGCGCGAGATCGGGCATGTACGCACGATGTACGACGCGATAGTGCGCGACCGCTACGACCGTCCGGAGCCGCGCCTTGCGGATCTGGATCAGCTGCAGACCATCGCGGCTGGCTTCCCCGATCGCACGACGTTCCTGTCGGCGCTCGCGCTGGAGCCGCCGAGCGCAACTCAGGATTTTGCCGGTGCCTCTGCTGACAGCGAGGACGATGCGCTGGTCCTGAGCACTGTCCACTCGGCGAAGGGCAAGGAGTGGGACGCGGTGTTCGTGATATCAGCTGTCGATGGGCTGTTCCCGTCGACACGCGCACTCGGCAGCGATGAGGACACCGAGGAAGAGCGGCGGCTGATGTATGTCGCGATGACGCGGGCAAGAGACTATCTGAGCGTTGTGCATCCTCTCAACTCGTACGGCAGTCAACGCGGAGCGGATTACTCTCTGACGCAGCTATCGCGATTCGTGGATCCGGAGGTTCGCGCGACGATGCAGCACGTTGCGCTGGGGTCGGATGACAGGCTGGCGGAGCACGTATCGGTGGAGCAGCGAGGGCCCGTGGTGGATCTGCGGGCGTTGCTGAGAGGGCGATTCGGCGCGGTGTAG
- a CDS encoding DUF4397 domain-containing protein: MKVYRLLPVAGLVLFAGCSGDSVSTVITPEPHAAVRWVNAVPDTIDMDYRIVDVVTNANEASIKYRGNSGAYRAVPPGQHRIRVFPSGTTTAACNGPSVVSQVLLDTTFTFAANHYYTVVHAGYMKAGATPKQRLILTDDAFPAAAAGAFAVRAIDAVGNAASVDVFVSAATAAGGAVSGTPAFTGMAFGAVSQYANFAAAASSPAASTYRVTATGAGTTTPLLADGLLPVGAAAFAGSSSVPPLDPIGGAQQAGSVLTAIATPPAVAYTLTSSGSAPSCPAAGTTTVIAGTTSGAVVSLVDKNPNDKLLGQ; encoded by the coding sequence ATGAAAGTTTACCGTCTGCTCCCCGTGGCAGGGTTGGTGCTGTTCGCGGGGTGCTCCGGCGATAGTGTCTCGACCGTCATAACCCCCGAGCCGCACGCAGCGGTTCGCTGGGTGAATGCTGTTCCCGACACAATCGACATGGATTACCGTATCGTTGATGTCGTTACCAACGCAAACGAGGCGAGCATCAAGTACCGCGGCAACAGCGGTGCTTATCGTGCCGTTCCGCCCGGACAGCACCGGATCCGCGTGTTCCCGTCCGGTACGACTACGGCAGCCTGCAATGGCCCGTCGGTCGTCAGCCAGGTACTCCTTGATACGACCTTTACGTTCGCTGCAAATCACTATTACACGGTGGTGCATGCAGGGTACATGAAGGCGGGCGCCACGCCCAAGCAGCGCCTGATACTCACTGACGATGCATTCCCGGCGGCGGCGGCTGGTGCGTTCGCTGTGCGCGCCATCGATGCGGTCGGTAACGCAGCGTCCGTTGATGTGTTCGTTTCTGCAGCAACCGCCGCGGGCGGCGCTGTATCCGGTACGCCTGCCTTTACTGGCATGGCGTTCGGAGCGGTGAGCCAGTACGCCAACTTTGCGGCGGCAGCTTCTTCGCCGGCCGCATCGACATACCGTGTGACTGCCACTGGCGCCGGTACTACCACGCCTCTGCTCGCGGACGGCTTGCTCCCCGTTGGTGCCGCCGCATTCGCAGGATCATCGTCGGTGCCACCGCTGGATCCGATTGGCGGCGCGCAACAGGCGGGATCGGTCCTTACCGCGATCGCTACACCACCGGCCGTGGCCTACACGTTGACGAGCTCAGGCTCGGCTCCGAGTTGCCCGGCAGCCGGCACCACGACCGTCATCGCAGGCACTACCTCTGGTGCGGTCGTATCTTTGGTCGACAAGAATCCGAACGATAAGCTGCTCGGACAGTAG